The Aminithiophilus ramosus genome contains a region encoding:
- a CDS encoding ABC transporter ATP-binding protein, whose amino-acid sequence MMLEVKDLRVSYGAIEAVKGLSFCVEQGEIVTLVGANGAGKTSILRALSGLVPASSGRILYQGRDLVGVAPHVIVGAGITHVPEGRLVFPNLTVEDNLLLGAYLRKDRAVDDDMERVFSLFPRLKERRSQEAGTLSGGEQQMLAVGRALMGRGKLMILDEPSMGLAPILVEEVFRTIVEVRKSGMTILLVEQNANMALAIADRGYVLETGRIVLSGRASELAAMDEVRAAYLGR is encoded by the coding sequence ATGATGCTCGAGGTGAAGGACCTCCGCGTCTCCTACGGGGCCATCGAGGCCGTGAAGGGGCTCTCTTTCTGCGTGGAGCAGGGAGAGATCGTCACCCTCGTCGGCGCCAACGGCGCGGGCAAGACAAGCATTCTCCGTGCCCTGTCGGGCCTCGTCCCCGCCAGCTCGGGCCGGATTCTCTATCAGGGCAGGGATCTGGTTGGCGTCGCGCCCCATGTCATCGTCGGCGCCGGAATCACCCACGTGCCCGAGGGGCGCCTCGTCTTTCCCAATCTCACCGTCGAGGACAACCTCCTGCTCGGGGCCTATCTTCGCAAGGATCGTGCCGTCGACGACGACATGGAGAGGGTCTTCTCCCTCTTTCCCCGTCTCAAGGAGCGGCGCAGCCAGGAGGCGGGGACCCTTTCCGGAGGGGAGCAGCAGATGCTCGCCGTGGGGCGGGCCCTCATGGGGAGAGGGAAGCTCATGATCCTCGACGAACCCTCCATGGGGCTGGCGCCGATCCTCGTGGAAGAGGTTTTCCGCACCATCGTCGAAGTTCGTAAATCGGGCATGACCATTCTCCTCGTGGAACAGAACGCCAACATGGCCCTGGCTATCGCCGATCGGGGCTATGTTCTCGAGACGGGGCGGATCGTCCTCAGCGGCAGGGCCTCGGAGCTGGCCGCGATGGACGAGGTGCGGGCCGCCTACCTGGGGCGCTGA
- a CDS encoding ABC transporter ATP-binding protein, producing MMASQETSSPLLEVRHLSIAFGGLRAVTDFNISLAEGDLAGLIGPNGAGKTTVFNMLTGIYEPTEGEILFGGENLVGKPTHAYTTRGIARTFQNIRLFKNLSALDNIKIACHPRIGYGLLPAFLRPKGVVETERQVEEECLFLLEKLDLLPFADTLAKNLPYGIQRRLEIARALATSPKLLFLDEPAAGMNPQEVDVLADSIAWIRKEFQVTILLIEHHMQLVMEICNRISVLNFGVTIAEGKPEAIRNDPKVIEAYLGKGGAAA from the coding sequence ATGATGGCTTCGCAGGAAACTTCCTCGCCTCTTCTCGAGGTGAGGCATCTGAGCATCGCCTTCGGCGGCCTCAGGGCCGTGACGGATTTCAACATTTCCCTTGCCGAGGGCGATCTGGCGGGACTCATCGGCCCTAACGGCGCCGGAAAGACGACGGTCTTCAACATGCTCACCGGAATCTACGAGCCGACGGAGGGGGAGATTCTCTTCGGCGGCGAGAATCTGGTGGGTAAGCCCACTCATGCCTACACGACGCGGGGCATCGCCAGGACCTTTCAGAATATCCGCCTTTTCAAGAACCTTTCGGCTCTGGACAACATCAAGATCGCCTGCCATCCCCGCATCGGCTACGGGCTCCTTCCGGCCTTTCTGCGTCCCAAGGGAGTGGTCGAGACGGAGCGACAGGTGGAGGAGGAGTGCCTTTTCCTCCTGGAAAAGCTCGATCTTCTTCCCTTCGCCGATACGCTGGCCAAGAATCTGCCCTACGGCATTCAGCGGCGCCTCGAGATCGCCCGCGCTCTGGCCACGTCGCCCAAACTCCTCTTCCTCGACGAGCCGGCGGCGGGAATGAATCCTCAGGAGGTGGATGTCCTGGCCGACTCCATCGCCTGGATAAGGAAGGAATTCCAGGTGACGATTCTCCTCATCGAACACCACATGCAGCTCGTCATGGAGATCTGCAACCGCATCTCCGTCCTCAATTTCGGCGTCACCATCGCCGAGGGGAAACCCGAAGCGATCAGGAACGACCCCAAGGTCATCGAGGCCTATCTCGGCAAAGGGGGCGCGGCGGCATGA
- a CDS encoding branched-chain amino acid ABC transporter permease, translating to MDRLRKYFPLLGLVAFYVVVMALRKAGVLTSYYIQILMFAMINVMVTLGLNLINGFTGQFSIGQAGFVAVGGYTSAAVTTLLLPSAALLPVLRPLVFLFSVFVGGVVAALFGYLIGKPSLRLKGDYLAIVTLAFGEIIRSLIRLIPQVGGPRGFSGIPRYSNLFWIVAFFGATLWVLRNYIYSSFGRACIACREDELAAGTMGVDTTKYKVMAFTIGSAVAGVAGGLLAHLLGYLHPDQFNYLKSIDYLVYLYAGGAGSLTGTIMGASLLTVLPEMLRFLSGWRLVIYGIALVLLMLFRPQGIYGDRELSFLVPKIRRPAGYEGGR from the coding sequence ATGGATCGCCTGCGGAAATACTTCCCCCTTCTCGGACTTGTCGCCTTCTATGTCGTCGTCATGGCTCTGCGCAAGGCCGGAGTGCTGACGTCCTACTACATTCAGATTCTCATGTTCGCCATGATCAACGTCATGGTCACCTTGGGGCTCAATCTGATCAACGGTTTCACCGGCCAGTTCTCCATCGGTCAGGCCGGTTTCGTCGCCGTCGGCGGCTACACTTCGGCGGCGGTGACGACGCTGCTTCTTCCTTCGGCGGCCCTTCTTCCGGTCCTGCGCCCCCTGGTTTTTCTCTTTTCCGTCTTCGTCGGAGGGGTCGTTGCGGCCCTTTTCGGCTATCTCATCGGAAAGCCCTCCCTCCGCCTCAAGGGAGATTATCTGGCCATCGTGACCCTCGCCTTCGGGGAGATCATCCGCTCCCTCATCCGCCTCATTCCTCAGGTGGGCGGACCTCGAGGCTTCTCGGGCATTCCCCGCTACAGCAACCTTTTCTGGATCGTCGCCTTTTTCGGCGCCACGCTCTGGGTGCTCCGCAACTACATTTACTCCTCTTTCGGGAGGGCCTGCATCGCCTGCCGGGAAGACGAGCTGGCGGCGGGGACGATGGGCGTCGATACCACGAAGTACAAGGTCATGGCCTTCACCATCGGTTCGGCCGTGGCCGGCGTGGCGGGAGGGCTTCTGGCCCATCTGCTGGGCTACCTCCATCCGGACCAGTTCAACTACCTCAAGTCCATCGACTATCTCGTCTACCTCTATGCGGGAGGCGCCGGGAGCCTGACGGGCACCATCATGGGAGCTTCGCTGCTGACGGTCCTTCCCGAAATGCTTCGCTTCCTTTCCGGATGGCGTCTCGTCATCTACGGCATCGCCCTCGTTCTTCTGATGCTCTTCAGACCGCAGGGGATTTACGGCGACAGGGAGCTCTCCTTCCTGGTGCCCAAGATCCGCCGTCCTGCCGGTTACGAGGGGGGGCGGTGA
- a CDS encoding branched-chain amino acid ABC transporter permease has translation MRETLQLLIYGVQLGVIYALIALGYTMVYGIINLINFAHGDLVMIGAFVAYFAAELLGANFPLAIFLAMLVPACLSVVIERLAYRPLRDKPRLSALITAIGVSIFLENFPRMLPFIGPNYRPFPMLIPFKNFTLPAGAIINSIQIVNILVSATLMVALTYIVHRTKVGRAMRAVSFNKDAASLMGINVNFIIAITFFFGAALAGAGGVMYSMTYPMIDVLMGIWLGTKAFIAAVLGGIGSIPGAMLGGLIMGICEVMATALYSELGYGSGFVILILILLFRPAGLLGKVKIEKV, from the coding sequence GTGCGTGAAACTCTACAGCTTCTGATCTACGGCGTGCAGCTGGGCGTCATCTATGCCCTCATCGCCCTCGGCTACACGATGGTCTACGGCATCATCAATCTGATCAATTTCGCCCACGGAGACCTGGTCATGATCGGTGCTTTCGTGGCCTACTTCGCCGCCGAGCTTCTGGGGGCCAATTTTCCCCTGGCCATTTTCCTGGCCATGCTCGTTCCGGCCTGTCTGAGCGTGGTCATCGAGCGTCTGGCCTACAGGCCGTTGCGTGACAAGCCCCGTCTTTCGGCGCTCATCACGGCCATCGGCGTCTCCATCTTTCTGGAGAACTTTCCCCGCATGCTCCCCTTCATCGGCCCCAACTATCGTCCCTTTCCCATGCTGATCCCCTTCAAAAACTTCACCCTTCCTGCCGGGGCGATCATCAATTCCATCCAGATCGTCAACATTCTCGTCTCGGCCACGCTCATGGTGGCTCTCACCTATATCGTGCACCGCACCAAGGTGGGACGGGCCATGCGGGCCGTCTCCTTCAACAAGGACGCGGCCTCCCTCATGGGAATCAACGTCAACTTCATCATAGCCATCACCTTCTTCTTCGGCGCGGCCCTGGCCGGAGCGGGAGGCGTCATGTATTCCATGACCTACCCCATGATCGATGTCCTCATGGGAATCTGGCTCGGCACGAAGGCCTTCATCGCCGCCGTCCTGGGCGGCATAGGCTCCATTCCCGGGGCCATGCTGGGAGGGCTGATCATGGGCATCTGCGAAGTGATGGCCACGGCCCTCTATTCCGAGCTCGGCTACGGGTCGGGTTTCGTCATCCTCATCCTCATTCTTCTCTTCCGCCCTGCGGGACTGCTGGGCAAAGTGAAGATCGAAAAGGTCTAG
- a CDS encoding ABC transporter substrate-binding protein: MKRKGLLLFLCALLAVGSIGGAAFAADQVRIGVVAPITGQNAIGGQYIKNGVELAVKEFAPDGLDIGGKIYEVKVLFEDNENKPDITANAFRKLIDQNEVVAIVGPDASSTSLAGGPIAQSAEVPVVTTFATNPKVTEVGDYIFRACFIDPFQGSVMAKYVMENLKVTKAAVLYNNGNDFSKGLTEYFKQNFEAMGGEIVALEAYGGSDIRDFNAQLNNIKASGAEVLYLPNAFFETGLQMNQARKAGINVPFVGGDGWDSPDLPKIAAGAEEGAAFTAAFSHEAKRPEVQAFVEKYQQTYGTVPNSNAVLSYEATAIVLRGLRDAGKVSGPALRDAIAAIDIDLPSGKIKFDEKRNPQKAAVIMQFAGGTTTYVTTINP; the protein is encoded by the coding sequence ATGAAGAGAAAGGGTTTGCTCCTGTTCCTGTGCGCACTGCTGGCAGTCGGTTCAATCGGGGGCGCGGCCTTCGCCGCCGATCAGGTGAGGATCGGCGTCGTGGCTCCCATTACGGGTCAGAACGCCATCGGCGGTCAGTACATCAAAAACGGCGTGGAGCTGGCCGTGAAGGAGTTCGCCCCCGACGGTCTCGACATCGGCGGCAAGATCTACGAGGTCAAGGTCCTCTTCGAGGACAACGAGAACAAGCCCGATATCACCGCCAACGCCTTCCGCAAGCTCATCGACCAGAACGAGGTCGTGGCCATCGTCGGTCCCGACGCCTCGTCGACGTCCCTCGCCGGAGGTCCCATCGCCCAGTCCGCCGAAGTCCCCGTGGTGACGACCTTCGCCACCAATCCCAAGGTGACCGAAGTCGGCGATTACATCTTCCGGGCCTGCTTCATCGATCCCTTCCAGGGAAGCGTCATGGCCAAGTATGTCATGGAAAATCTCAAAGTGACCAAGGCCGCCGTTCTCTACAACAACGGCAATGACTTCTCCAAGGGGCTGACGGAGTACTTCAAGCAGAACTTCGAGGCCATGGGCGGAGAGATCGTGGCCCTCGAGGCCTACGGCGGTTCCGATATCCGCGACTTCAACGCCCAGCTGAACAACATCAAGGCCAGCGGCGCCGAGGTGCTCTACCTGCCCAATGCCTTCTTCGAGACGGGACTTCAGATGAACCAGGCCCGCAAGGCCGGCATCAACGTTCCTTTCGTCGGCGGCGACGGCTGGGATAGCCCCGATCTTCCCAAGATCGCCGCCGGGGCCGAAGAGGGCGCCGCCTTCACCGCGGCCTTCTCTCACGAGGCCAAGCGGCCCGAGGTGCAGGCCTTCGTCGAGAAGTACCAGCAGACCTACGGCACGGTGCCCAATTCCAACGCCGTTCTCTCCTACGAGGCCACGGCCATCGTCCTCAGGGGGCTCAGGGATGCCGGCAAGGTGAGCGGCCCGGCCCTGCGCGATGCCATCGCCGCCATCGACATCGACCTTCCCTCGGGCAAGATCAAGTTCGACGAGAAGCGCAATCCCCAGAAGGCGGCCGTCATCATGCAGTTTGCCGGCGGCACCACCACCTACGTCACCACCATCAACCCCTAA
- a CDS encoding pyridoxal phosphate-dependent aminotransferase, whose protein sequence is MRLSVRVDTNPHSGIRTMFALAAGYPDAANLGVGEPDYATPDFIVERAARALREGATKYTPNAGIPELRKALAVKLAAENGIAGTERNVLVATGACETLMLAIASVIDEGDEILVPDPCWPNYFGQIHFVGGVVRPVPTRPEEAFHLKAEAVERALTSRTRALLLNSPSNPTGAVLRREELEAIADVVRRRDLVVISDEPYEHLVYDGRDHVSLASLPDMADRVLTVNSFSKTYAMTGWRVGYVHGPEAIIAAMGRLQENFSSCVNAAAQVACLAALEGSQEVVETMRRGYLRRRDLLVEGLRALPGVRCHLPEGAFYAFPDISSFGRSSVEMARLLLEEAGVVTVPGDAFGAAGEGFLRLSFAASEETIEKALERMGRFLKSLV, encoded by the coding sequence ATGCGTCTCAGTGTCCGAGTCGACACGAATCCCCATTCGGGGATCCGCACCATGTTCGCCCTCGCCGCGGGCTATCCCGACGCCGCCAATCTGGGCGTGGGGGAGCCCGATTACGCCACGCCTGATTTTATCGTCGAGCGTGCGGCCCGGGCCCTTCGCGAGGGGGCCACGAAGTACACGCCCAACGCCGGCATTCCCGAGCTCCGGAAGGCTCTGGCGGTCAAGCTGGCCGCCGAAAACGGCATCGCCGGAACGGAGAGGAACGTCCTCGTCGCCACGGGCGCCTGCGAGACGCTCATGCTCGCCATCGCCTCCGTCATCGACGAAGGCGACGAGATCCTCGTCCCCGATCCCTGCTGGCCCAACTATTTCGGCCAGATCCACTTCGTCGGCGGCGTCGTCCGCCCCGTCCCGACCCGCCCAGAAGAGGCCTTCCACCTGAAGGCCGAGGCCGTCGAAAGGGCCCTGACGTCCCGGACGAGGGCTCTCCTCCTCAATTCGCCCTCGAACCCGACGGGAGCGGTGCTGCGTCGCGAGGAGCTCGAGGCCATCGCCGACGTGGTCCGGCGCCGCGATCTTGTCGTGATCTCCGACGAGCCCTACGAGCATCTCGTCTACGACGGGAGGGATCACGTGAGTCTCGCCTCGCTGCCCGACATGGCCGACCGGGTTCTGACGGTGAACAGCTTCTCCAAGACCTACGCCATGACGGGATGGCGCGTCGGTTACGTTCATGGGCCCGAGGCGATCATCGCCGCCATGGGGCGCCTTCAGGAGAATTTTTCCTCCTGCGTCAACGCCGCCGCCCAGGTCGCCTGCCTGGCCGCCCTCGAAGGGTCCCAGGAGGTGGTGGAAACGATGCGCCGGGGTTACCTCAGACGGCGCGATCTCCTCGTCGAGGGGCTCCGCGCCCTTCCCGGAGTCCGCTGTCATCTCCCCGAAGGCGCCTTCTACGCCTTTCCCGACATCTCGTCCTTCGGACGGAGCTCGGTGGAGATGGCCCGCCTCCTGCTTGAGGAAGCGGGCGTCGTCACCGTTCCCGGAGACGCCTTCGGCGCCGCCGGGGAGGGGTTCCTGCGCCTATCCTTCGCCGCTTCGGAGGAGACGATCGAAAAGGCCCTGGAGCGGATGGGGCGTTTTCTGAAATCTCTGGTTTGA